One genomic window of Diospyros lotus cultivar Yz01 chromosome 8, ASM1463336v1, whole genome shotgun sequence includes the following:
- the LOC127807157 gene encoding myb-related protein 330-like, with the protein MGRSPCCEKAHTNKGAWTKEEDQRLISYIAAHGEGCWRTLPKAAGLLRCGKSCRLRWINYLRPDLKRGNFTPEEDELIIKLHSLLGNKWSLIAGRLPGRTDNEIKNYWNTHIKRKLIGRGLDPLTHRPLISPSAAQEPPRPNKLNVAEYSVDDGKCSSSTTVEDKQPEPDRRSINLELSIGLAPFQSGTQRSSCSAESKMVRQSQAGHTAAAVCLCWQLGLLSGQRSGNCNCQSANGLASIDY; encoded by the exons ATGGGACGATCGCCTTGTTGCGAGAAAGCTCACACAAACAAGGGGGCTTGGACCAAAGAGGAGGACCAGCGGCTGATCAGCTACATCGCCGCCCATGGCGAAGGCTGCTGGCGCACCCTCCCCAAGGCCGCCGGCTTGCTCCGCTGCGGCAAGAGCTGCCGCCTCCGCTGGATCAACTACCTCCGCCCCGATCTCAAGCGCGGCAATTTCACCCCCGAAGAAGACGAACTCATCATCAAACTCCACAGCCTCCTGGGTAACAA GTGGTCTCTGATCGCTGGGAGGTTGCCCGGAAGAACAGACAACGAGATAAAGAACTATTGGAACACCCACATCAAGCGCAAGCTCATCGGCCGCGGCCTCGACCCCCTTACCCACCGCCCCCTCATCAGCCCCTCCGCCGCTCAAGAACCACCCAGACCCAATAAGCTGAACGTGGCCGAGTACTCAGTCGACGATGGCAAGTGCAGCAGCAGCACCACGGTGGAGGATAAGCAGCCGGAACCGGACCGTCGATCCATCAATCTGGAGCTGTCGATAGGCCTGGCTCCGTTCCAATCCGGGACTCAGCGGAGCAGCTGCTCGGCGGAGTCGAAGATGGTGAGGCAGAGCCAGGCAGGCCATACGGCGGCGGCGGTGTGTTTGTGCTGGCAGCTGGGATTGCTGAGCGGTCAACGGAGTGGCAATTGCAATTGCCAGAGCGCCAATGGCTTGGCTTCTATAGATTATTAG